The sequence below is a genomic window from Anaeromyxobacter diazotrophicus.
TTCCTCGGGGTTTGCAACATCGCGGAATCCGGATGCGCGTCTAGGTCGCACCTCATCGGGCACGTCCCTTGCCTCGGTGACAGCCTTTTGCCGGCCTTCGACGAGCCGCCCCGCGGAGCCTCGCGCGGCGGAGAGGGAGACGCCCATGTTCCGCCGACCCGCCGCCGCGCTGACCGTTGCCGCCGCCGCCACCACGCTCGCGCTCGCCGGTTGCAGCGCGCCGCGCCCGGGGACCGCGGCCGCCTCCACCTCGGCCCTCGCCGACTGCACGCGCTGCCACGGCGACGCCGCGCAGGGGAACGCCGCCCCGCCGCGCTCCGTGGCCGGCCTCACCGACCCCGCGCAGCTCGGCGTGGGCGCCCACCAGGCGCACCTCGCGGGCGGCGCGCTGGCGGAGCCGGTGGCCTGCGGCGAGTGCCACGTGGTGCCGGCGACCGTGAACGAGCCCGGCCACCAGGGCAAGGAGCACGCCGCGGTCGCCTTCGGGCCGCTGGCGACCTCGCTCGGCGCCGCCGCCAGCTGGGATCGGACGAGCGCCACCTGCACCACCTACTGCCACGGCGCGACGCTCACCGGCGGCGCGAACACCGCGCCGCGCTGGACGCAGGTGGACGGGACCCAGGCCGCCTGCGGCACCTGCCACGGGGTGCCGCCGCCCGCGCCGCACGTCCAGCTCACCACCTGCGGCAACTGCCACGCGGGCTACACCCAGACCTCCGTCAACCTCGCCACCCACCTCGACGGGCAGGTCGAGGTGAACGGCGCGGCCTGCACCTCCTGCCACGGCGGCAGCGCGAACGCCGCGCCGCCGACCGGCACGCACGGCGAGACCGCCACCACCACCCTGGCCGTGGGCGCGCACCAGCGCCACCTCACGGGCGGCGCGCTCCGCGGCCCGCTCGGCTGCGGCGACTGCCACGTGGTGCCGGCCTCGACCACCGGCCACCCGACCGGCACCGTCAACGTCACCTTCGGCGCCCTCGCCACCACCGGCAACGCGGCCCCGACCTTCGCGCCGGCCACCGCCACCTGCTCGGGCGTCTACTGCCACGGCGCGACGCTCAACGCCGGCGGCACGCTGCAGACGCCGGTGTGGACCCGGGTGGACGGCACGCAGGCCGCCTGCGGCACCTGCCACGCCCTGCCGCCCTCGACCGCGCAGGGC
It includes:
- a CDS encoding CxxxxCH/CxxCH domain c-type cytochrome — protein: MFRRPAAALTVAAAATTLALAGCSAPRPGTAAASTSALADCTRCHGDAAQGNAAPPRSVAGLTDPAQLGVGAHQAHLAGGALAEPVACGECHVVPATVNEPGHQGKEHAAVAFGPLATSLGAAASWDRTSATCTTYCHGATLTGGANTAPRWTQVDGTQAACGTCHGVPPPAPHVQLTTCGNCHAGYTQTSVNLATHLDGQVEVNGAACTSCHGGSANAAPPTGTHGETATTTLAVGAHQRHLTGGALRGPLGCGDCHVVPASTTGHPTGTVNVTFGALATTGNAAPTFAPATATCSGVYCHGATLNAGGTLQTPVWTRVDGTQAACGTCHALPPSTAQGHPSVAGGLTVCAGCHPDTMNADGTINVAGGKHIDGKLQMTGASCTSCHGQAGQTASPSSPLAAAPPTDSTGAATGLRVGAHQKHLLGGTYSSGMACQTCHANVATYTTSHANGVADVGFTGATPAALRAGTYTPRSGTTAASCSGTACHAVTSSSGTSSGGTLPKPAWNGAITACTSCHGLAPNTGHHLSVGEHVSAGCGACHSGYSASAVNKALHVNGVRDVGGSGTKIATWAKPSCTPQSGVGCHSDAKTW